One window of Methylococcus sp. EFPC2 genomic DNA carries:
- a CDS encoding MdtB/MuxB family multidrug efflux RND transporter permease subunit yields the protein MNLSKPFILRPVATSLLMAALLLLGVLAYRILPVSALPQVDYPTIQVVTFYPGAGPEVMASTVTAPLERQFGQIPGLTQLSSTSSGGASVIVLRFALGLDIDVAEQDVQAAINAAGSFLPNDLPAPPIYNKVNPADAPILSFAVTTRELPLSRVQELVDTRLAQKISQISGVGLVKISGGQRPAVRVQANPKALAAYGLSLEDLRGGIASANVNTPKGTVETASRTETINANDQLQSAAEYARIIVAYRNGAPVRLSDVAQIVDDVENLHLAAWANRTPAILINIQRQPGTNVIEVADRIKRLLPELRADLPNSVQLVQLTDRTDTIRASVRDVQHELLLSIALVILVIFLFLRSVRATTIPAIVVPLSLVGTFTVMYLAGFSINNLTLMALTIATGFVVDDAIVVIENIARYIEEGESPLKAALKGSEQIGFTILSLTLSLVAVLIPLLFMGDVVGRLFREFAITLAVAILISAAISLSLTPMMCAKLLTHDRENQEGAFLRAVGRGFDRLVNAYGAALDWVLERQGATLLVALLTLAVTVLLYVAIPKGFFPVQDTGVIQVVSEAAPSISFPAMAERQQALSEAILQDPAVDSVSSFVGVDGVNTTLNSGRLLVTLKPLDARQTSIVAVSARLRERLAEVPEIKAYLQPVQDLTIESRVSRTQYQFTLGSTNGAELSRWTRTLLDSLADAPELEDITSDLQDSGLQAYVEIDRATASRLGVSLQAIDNTLYSAFGQRLVSTIYTQSNQYRVVLEVDRPSGNGLAALNDLRVPSSSGAQVPLTALARVEERTAPLVINRLAQFPATTLSFNLASGYSLEQAVRAIERAEAEIGMPLSIRTEFHGSTSAFRDSLAGTLWLILAAIVTVYIVLGVLYESYIHPLTILSTLPSAGVGALLALMLAGSDLGIVAIIGIILLIGIVKKNAIMMIDFALDAERNEGKPPREAIVQACLLRFRPILMTTLAALLGALPLMIGSGVGSELRHPLGLTMVGGLILSQLLTLFTTPVIYLAFDRLKRRLFGVGAAAVDAGT from the coding sequence GTGAATCTGTCCAAACCTTTTATCCTGCGCCCGGTCGCCACCTCGCTGCTGATGGCGGCCCTGCTGCTGCTCGGGGTGCTGGCCTACCGCATCCTGCCGGTTTCCGCCCTGCCCCAGGTCGACTACCCCACCATCCAGGTCGTTACCTTTTATCCCGGCGCCGGCCCGGAAGTGATGGCCTCCACGGTGACGGCCCCGCTGGAGCGGCAATTCGGCCAGATTCCGGGCCTGACCCAGTTGTCGTCCACCAGCTCCGGGGGCGCCTCGGTCATCGTGCTGCGCTTCGCCCTGGGGCTGGACATCGACGTGGCCGAGCAGGACGTGCAGGCCGCCATCAACGCGGCCGGCAGTTTCCTGCCCAACGATCTGCCGGCACCGCCCATCTACAACAAGGTCAACCCGGCCGACGCGCCCATCCTGAGCTTCGCCGTCACCACCCGCGAGCTGCCCCTGTCGCGGGTGCAGGAACTGGTGGACACCCGCCTGGCCCAGAAGATCTCGCAAATCTCGGGCGTTGGCCTGGTCAAGATCAGCGGCGGCCAGCGTCCGGCGGTGCGCGTGCAGGCCAATCCCAAGGCGCTGGCGGCCTATGGCCTGAGCCTGGAAGACCTGCGCGGCGGCATCGCCAGCGCCAACGTCAATACGCCCAAGGGTACGGTGGAAACCGCCAGCCGTACGGAGACCATCAACGCCAACGACCAGCTGCAGTCCGCAGCCGAATACGCGCGCATCATCGTGGCCTACCGCAACGGCGCGCCGGTGCGCCTGAGCGACGTGGCCCAGATCGTGGACGACGTGGAAAACCTCCACCTGGCCGCCTGGGCCAACCGCACGCCGGCCATTCTCATCAACATCCAGCGCCAGCCGGGCACCAACGTCATCGAGGTGGCCGACCGCATCAAGCGCCTGCTGCCCGAATTGCGCGCCGACCTGCCGAATTCGGTGCAGCTCGTCCAGCTCACCGACCGCACCGACACCATCCGCGCCTCGGTGCGCGACGTCCAGCACGAGCTGCTGCTGTCCATCGCCCTGGTGATCCTGGTCATCTTCCTGTTCCTGCGCAGCGTCCGCGCCACCACCATCCCGGCCATCGTCGTGCCGCTGTCCCTGGTCGGCACCTTCACGGTCATGTATCTGGCCGGCTTCAGCATCAACAACCTGACCTTGATGGCCCTGACCATCGCCACCGGTTTCGTGGTGGACGACGCCATCGTGGTGATCGAGAACATCGCCCGCTACATCGAAGAGGGCGAGTCGCCGCTCAAGGCCGCGCTCAAGGGCTCGGAGCAGATCGGCTTCACCATCCTGTCGCTGACCCTGTCCCTGGTGGCGGTGCTGATCCCTCTGCTGTTTATGGGCGACGTGGTCGGACGGCTGTTCCGCGAATTCGCCATCACCCTGGCGGTGGCCATCCTGATTTCGGCGGCCATCTCGCTGAGCCTCACGCCCATGATGTGCGCCAAGCTGCTGACCCATGACCGCGAGAATCAGGAAGGTGCGTTTCTGCGGGCCGTCGGCCGCGGCTTCGACCGCCTGGTGAACGCCTACGGCGCGGCCCTGGACTGGGTGCTGGAGCGGCAGGGCGCGACCCTGCTGGTGGCGCTGCTCACCCTGGCGGTCACCGTGCTGCTGTACGTGGCGATACCCAAGGGCTTCTTCCCCGTACAGGACACCGGCGTGATCCAGGTCGTCTCGGAAGCGGCGCCCAGCATCTCCTTCCCGGCCATGGCCGAGCGCCAGCAGGCGCTGAGCGAGGCCATCCTGCAGGATCCGGCGGTGGACAGCGTGTCTTCCTTCGTCGGCGTGGACGGCGTCAATACCACGCTCAACAGCGGTCGCCTGCTCGTGACCCTCAAACCGCTGGATGCGCGCCAGACCTCCATCGTCGCGGTGAGCGCGCGCCTGCGCGAGCGGCTGGCCGAGGTCCCGGAGATCAAGGCCTATCTGCAGCCGGTGCAGGATCTGACCATAGAAAGCCGGGTCAGCCGCACCCAGTACCAGTTCACCCTGGGCTCGACCAACGGCGCGGAGCTGAGCCGCTGGACCCGGACGCTGCTGGATAGTCTGGCGGACGCGCCGGAGCTTGAAGACATCACCAGCGACCTGCAGGATTCCGGCTTGCAGGCGTACGTCGAAATCGACCGCGCCACCGCCTCGCGCCTGGGCGTGTCGCTGCAGGCCATAGACAACACCTTGTATAGCGCCTTCGGCCAGCGCCTGGTGTCGACCATCTACACCCAGTCGAACCAGTACCGGGTGGTGCTGGAAGTCGACCGGCCTTCCGGCAACGGGCTGGCGGCGCTCAACGACCTGCGCGTGCCGTCCTCCAGCGGGGCGCAGGTGCCTTTGACCGCCCTGGCCCGCGTCGAGGAACGCACCGCGCCCCTGGTGATCAACCGTCTGGCCCAGTTCCCGGCCACCACCCTGTCGTTCAACCTGGCGTCCGGCTATTCCCTGGAACAGGCCGTGCGCGCGATCGAGCGGGCCGAGGCCGAGATCGGCATGCCCCTGTCCATACGCACCGAATTCCACGGCTCCACCTCGGCCTTCCGCGACTCCCTCGCCGGCACGCTGTGGCTGATCCTGGCGGCCATCGTGACGGTCTATATCGTGCTGGGCGTGCTGTACGAGAGCTACATCCATCCGCTGACCATACTCTCGACCCTGCCCTCGGCCGGGGTCGGTGCCCTGCTGGCCTTGATGCTGGCGGGATCGGATCTGGGCATCGTGGCCATCATCGGCATCATCCTGCTGATCGGCATCGTCAAGAAGAACGCCATCATGATGATCGATTTCGCCCTCGACGCCGAGCGGAACGAGGGCAAGCCGCCGCGCGAGGCCATCGTGCAGGCCTGCCTGCTGCGTTTCCGTCCCATCCTGATGACCACCCTGGCCGCGCTGCTGGGCGCCCTGCCGCTGATGATAGGCAGCGGCGTGGGCTCCGAGTTGCGCCATCCCCTGGGGCTCACCATGGTGGGCGGCCTGATCCTCAGCCAGCTGCTGACCCTGTTCACCACGCCGGTGATCTACCTCGCCTTCGACCGGCTCAAGCGCCGCCTGTTCGGCGTGGGCGCGGCGGCAGTCGATGCGGGCACCTGA
- a CDS encoding MdtA/MuxA family multidrug efflux RND transporter periplasmic adaptor subunit: MPLTLLVLALATAGYFFYPSSGPEQAGPRPGGPGRPGAGGDARRGGPPPAVPVATALAVRGDIPVHLDGLGTVTSLNTVTVRSRVEGELLSVHFTEGQPVKKGDLLAEIDPRPFEAQLTQAEGQLARDEALLENAKADLQRYQVLLQQDSIATQQVAGQTALVRQYEAAVKVDKGQIAAIKLQLTYCRITSPISGRAGLRLVDPGNVVRANDQNALVVISQTQPISAVFTLPEDKLPRVMAQLRSSKTVTTEAYDRSGSARLAQGTLLAVDNQIDTATGTVKLKAIFPNDEGVLFANQFVNVRMNLDPLRDATVIPAAAVQRGSQGDFAYLVGADGKVKLQTLTLGPRDGERIAVLDGLKPGAQVVVEGTDRLRDGLAVQVITPESAKPTAAKALVSADEAPAGEAGPPGEKRRRRAQ; the protein is encoded by the coding sequence GTGCCTTTGACCCTCCTGGTTCTCGCACTGGCGACCGCGGGATATTTTTTCTACCCCTCGTCGGGGCCCGAACAGGCCGGTCCGCGACCGGGCGGTCCCGGTCGGCCCGGCGCCGGCGGCGATGCACGGCGCGGCGGTCCGCCGCCGGCGGTGCCGGTCGCCACCGCCCTGGCCGTACGGGGCGACATCCCCGTCCACCTCGACGGCCTGGGCACCGTCACCTCCCTGAATACCGTGACGGTACGTTCGCGGGTGGAGGGCGAGTTGCTGAGCGTGCATTTCACGGAAGGTCAACCGGTCAAGAAAGGCGATCTGCTGGCGGAAATCGACCCGCGCCCCTTCGAAGCCCAGCTGACCCAGGCCGAAGGGCAACTGGCGCGCGACGAAGCGCTGCTGGAAAACGCCAAGGCCGATCTGCAGCGCTACCAGGTCCTGCTGCAGCAGGATTCCATCGCCACCCAGCAGGTCGCAGGCCAGACGGCCCTGGTCCGGCAATACGAAGCGGCCGTGAAAGTGGACAAGGGCCAGATCGCGGCGATCAAACTGCAGTTGACCTATTGCCGCATCACCTCTCCGATCTCGGGACGCGCCGGACTGCGCCTGGTCGATCCCGGCAACGTGGTGCGCGCCAACGACCAGAACGCCCTGGTGGTGATCTCCCAGACCCAGCCGATCTCCGCGGTGTTCACCCTGCCCGAGGACAAGCTGCCCCGGGTGATGGCCCAATTACGCAGCAGCAAGACCGTCACCACCGAAGCCTACGACCGCAGCGGCAGCGCCCGGCTGGCCCAGGGCACGCTGCTGGCGGTCGACAACCAGATCGATACCGCGACCGGCACGGTCAAGCTCAAGGCCATCTTTCCCAACGACGAAGGCGTGTTGTTCGCCAACCAGTTCGTCAACGTGCGCATGAACCTGGATCCGCTGCGCGATGCCACCGTCATTCCGGCCGCCGCCGTGCAGCGCGGCAGCCAGGGCGATTTCGCCTATCTGGTCGGCGCCGACGGTAAGGTCAAGCTGCAGACCCTGACCCTGGGCCCGCGCGACGGCGAGCGCATTGCCGTGCTCGACGGCCTGAAGCCCGGGGCGCAGGTGGTGGTCGAAGGCACGGACCGCTTGCGCGACGGCCTGGCCGTGCAGGTGATCACGCCGGAGTCCGCCAAGCCCACGGCCGCCAAGGCGCTGGTCTCCGCCGACGAGGCGCCGGCCGGCGAGGCCGGTCCGCCCGGCGAAAAACGCCGTAGGCGCGCGCAGTGA
- a CDS encoding HD-GYP domain-containing protein: MSKNTAPLRDAFIETVRLLVKATEYRDEQTGGHIERTSYYCKHLAAALGADREFQDRIFFAAPMHDVGKIGIPDAILLKPGTLHGEELAIMRSHAELGEHMLSAGSSPYLQMGMTVAGGHHERWDGSGYPRGLKGEEIPLPARIMAVADIYDALRSRRPYKAAIDHETTVDIIRKGDGRTLPGHFDPEIMSVFSKEASAFKDIYDSYS, translated from the coding sequence ATGAGCAAGAATACGGCCCCGTTGCGCGACGCCTTTATCGAAACCGTTCGACTGTTGGTCAAGGCTACGGAATACCGCGACGAGCAGACCGGCGGCCACATCGAACGCACCAGTTACTACTGCAAACACCTGGCGGCGGCGCTGGGCGCCGACCGGGAATTTCAGGATCGCATCTTCTTTGCCGCGCCCATGCACGATGTCGGCAAAATTGGAATTCCCGACGCCATCCTGCTCAAACCCGGCACGCTGCACGGCGAGGAACTCGCCATCATGAGGTCCCATGCGGAACTGGGTGAGCACATGCTTTCCGCGGGGAGTTCCCCTTACCTGCAAATGGGCATGACGGTGGCGGGGGGCCACCATGAGCGTTGGGACGGCAGCGGATATCCTCGCGGCCTGAAGGGCGAGGAAATTCCCCTGCCGGCCCGTATCATGGCCGTGGCGGATATTTACGACGCGTTGCGCAGCAGGAGGCCCTATAAGGCGGCGATCGATCACGAAACGACCGTCGACATCATCCGCAAAGGCGACGGACGAACCCTGCCCGGTCATTTCGACCCGGAGATCATGAGCGTATTTTCCAAGGAAGCTTCTGCGTTCAAGGATATCTACGACTCGTATTCCTAG